From Candidatus Atelocyanobacterium thalassa isolate ALOHA, a single genomic window includes:
- the pdxA gene encoding 4-hydroxythreonine-4-phosphate dehydrogenase PdxA produces the protein MQSANLFSDKRPKLALTLGDPAGIGPEIILKVLTDPMISQSCELTVVGTKSILLQNYQQLPIKKEKLANPETLSILDIPIKPTIQSQIIPGYINAISGKTSFDYLNTAITETLRGNFQGIITAPISKSSWKVAGFDYPGQTEVLAERSRVDQFGMLFVAKSPYTGWTMRTLLATTHIPLNKVSQTLTPKLMSIKLNLLINYLENNFSIKNPKIIIGGLNPHSGENGQLGTEEKDWLLPWLKKERINYPNVELVGLVPPDTMWIQPVKAWFGNLLNSEKTNNLINNQNTDRLADAYLSLYHDQGLIPMKLMAFEQAVNNTIGLPFIRTSPDHGTAFDIAGKGIATATSLKEAISLAIALAK, from the coding sequence ATGCAATCTGCTAACCTTTTTTCTGACAAACGTCCAAAATTAGCTCTAACACTTGGAGATCCAGCTGGTATTGGACCAGAAATTATTCTTAAAGTGTTAACAGATCCTATGATTTCCCAATCTTGTGAGTTAACTGTTGTTGGGACAAAATCGATATTGCTGCAAAATTATCAACAGTTACCAATAAAAAAAGAAAAGTTAGCTAATCCTGAGACACTTTCAATCCTTGATATTCCAATAAAACCTACTATTCAGTCCCAAATTATTCCAGGCTATATTAACGCAATTAGTGGAAAAACGAGTTTTGATTATTTAAACACAGCAATTACCGAAACTCTCAGAGGAAACTTTCAAGGAATAATTACAGCTCCTATTTCAAAATCATCTTGGAAAGTAGCTGGATTTGATTATCCTGGACAAACTGAAGTTTTAGCAGAAAGATCAAGAGTTGATCAATTCGGTATGTTATTCGTAGCTAAATCTCCTTATACTGGATGGACTATGAGAACATTATTGGCTACTACGCATATTCCTTTAAACAAAGTTTCACAAACTTTAACCCCTAAGCTAATGTCCATAAAATTAAACTTATTAATTAATTATCTTGAGAATAATTTTTCTATTAAAAATCCAAAAATTATTATTGGAGGATTAAATCCTCATAGTGGAGAAAATGGACAATTGGGAACAGAAGAAAAAGATTGGTTATTACCTTGGTTAAAGAAAGAAAGAATAAATTATCCTAATGTTGAGTTAGTTGGTTTAGTTCCTCCTGATACGATGTGGATACAACCTGTAAAGGCTTGGTTCGGAAATTTGTTAAATTCAGAAAAAACTAACAATCTAATTAATAATCAAAATACTGATAGATTAGCAGATGCTTACTTATCCTTGTATCATGATCAAGGATTAATACCTATGAAATTAATGGCTTTTGAACAAGCTGTCAATAATACTATTGGATTACCTTTCATTCGTACCTCACCTGATCATGGAACTGCTTTTGATATTGCTGGAAAAGGTATTGCTACAGCAACTAGTTTAAAAGAAGCTATTTCCCTTGCAATTGCGCTAGCCAAGTAA
- a CDS encoding nitrogen fixation protein NifZ, with translation MGLYNPGEIELNDPPVFEIEQKVRLRKMIRNDGTFPGKEVGESLAKKGDTGYIVSIGTYLQSYYIYAVHFLESGYVVGCRYNEIVAADDVFFDDADDEENAEN, from the coding sequence ATGGGATTGTATAATCCAGGTGAAATCGAACTTAATGATCCTCCAGTTTTTGAAATAGAGCAAAAAGTCCGTCTTCGAAAAATGATTCGTAATGATGGAACCTTTCCTGGTAAAGAAGTAGGAGAGAGTCTAGCTAAAAAAGGGGATACGGGATATATTGTTAGTATTGGTACTTATCTCCAAAGCTATTACATATATGCTGTTCATTTTTTGGAAAGTGGTTATGTTGTAGGCTGCCGTTATAATGAGATAGTCGCTGCTGATGATGTTTTCTTCGATGATGCTGATGATGAAGAAAATGCAGAAAATTAA
- the nifT gene encoding putative nitrogen fixation protein NifT — protein sequence MKVILSNNGTKFSIYVPKKDLEEDVVAQSVEGSGKILTIANGWRLQIENLNDETHLPQTFDAKRLPDE from the coding sequence ATGAAGGTCATTTTAAGTAATAATGGTACGAAATTTTCTATTTATGTACCCAAAAAAGATTTAGAGGAAGATGTTGTTGCGCAAAGTGTTGAGGGTAGTGGAAAAATTTTGACGATAGCAAATGGTTGGAGACTACAGATTGAAAACCTTAATGATGAAACACATTTGCCTCAAACTTTTGATGCAAAACGTTTACCAGATGAATAG
- a CDS encoding DNA adenine methylase has translation MLESNLNNKWTFKPTPIVKWAGGKRQLLSKLKDKYPKELKKGLIKTYLEPFCGGAAVFFDICFSYEIKKAYLFDKNIELIILYKTIQHDVYKLINKLYELEDKYLSLSLSERSEFYYNIRKLYNTFDKQIDSNFYSSEWMERACYTMFLNKTCFNGLYRVNRQGKFNVPIGNYKNPKIFCEKNLIAVSKAFEIAEIKYRDFSEVLKYANESTFIYYDPPYRPIKNKSNFRAYTSLKFDDREQQRLQQVFIKASKLQALQMLSNSDPKKLYR, from the coding sequence ATGTTAGAGTCAAATTTAAATAATAAATGGACTTTTAAGCCTACTCCTATTGTAAAGTGGGCTGGTGGTAAAAGACAATTATTAAGCAAATTAAAGGATAAATACCCCAAAGAATTAAAGAAAGGATTGATAAAAACTTATCTAGAGCCTTTTTGTGGTGGTGCTGCAGTTTTTTTTGACATTTGTTTTTCTTACGAAATTAAAAAGGCTTATCTTTTTGATAAAAATATAGAATTAATCATACTGTATAAAACCATACAACATGATGTTTATAAGTTAATAAATAAATTGTATGAACTAGAAGATAAGTATTTAAGTTTATCTCTGAGTGAAAGAAGCGAGTTCTATTACAACATTAGGAAACTATACAATACCTTTGACAAGCAAATTGACTCTAATTTCTATAGTTCAGAATGGATGGAGAGAGCTTGCTATACGATGTTCCTCAATAAGACATGTTTTAATGGCTTATACAGAGTTAATCGCCAAGGAAAATTTAATGTCCCAATAGGTAATTATAAAAATCCTAAAATTTTTTGCGAAAAAAATTTGATTGCTGTTAGTAAAGCATTTGAAATTGCGGAAATTAAGTATAGAGATTTTTCTGAAGTTCTTAAATATGCTAATGAATCTACTTTTATTTATTATGATCCACCTTATCGTCCTATTAAGAATAAAAGTAACTTCAGGGCTTATACTTCATTAAAATTTGATGATAGAGAACAACAGAGGTTACAACAAGTATTCATAAAAGCATCGAAATTACAAGCATTGCAAATGCTAAGCAACTCAGATCCTAAAAAACTATACAGATGA
- the gcvH gene encoding glycine cleavage system protein GcvH, giving the protein MELVLPEDLRFLDSHEYVRLDEKNAVIGISSYAIEQLGDIVFLELPNIGDIVKTGESFGSIESVKAAEELYPPISGIIIDRNETIIENPEKIIDDPYGNGWLLKIQFESFNNELENTLSAEEYKSMLDNYT; this is encoded by the coding sequence ATGGAATTAGTGCTTCCTGAAGATTTAAGATTTTTGGATTCTCATGAATATGTTCGTTTAGATGAGAAAAATGCTGTTATCGGAATTAGCTCTTATGCTATCGAACAATTAGGGGATATAGTATTTTTAGAATTGCCTAATATAGGAGATATTGTAAAGACTGGAGAAAGTTTTGGTTCAATCGAATCAGTAAAAGCTGCTGAAGAACTTTATCCCCCAATTTCAGGGATTATCATAGATCGCAATGAAACGATTATTGAAAATCCAGAAAAAATAATTGATGATCCCTATGGAAATGGATGGTTGTTAAAAATACAATTTGAAAGTTTTAACAACGAGTTAGAAAATACTCTTTCAGCGGAAGAATATAAATCTATGTTAGACAACTATACCTAA
- a CDS encoding ArsC/Spx/MgsR family protein codes for MAQVLFYEKPGCRNNKKQKDFLIAAGHKLDIKNILTESWTIDKLYLFLKDFPITSWFNYSAPRVKSKEIIPENFMNSDKNDVLELMIADPLLIRRPLLQVDQTYKIGFEYNIIDTWIGLNPVNFSSEDLETCPRIHEKE; via the coding sequence ATGGCTCAAGTTCTATTTTACGAAAAACCAGGATGTCGCAATAATAAAAAACAAAAAGATTTCCTTATTGCTGCAGGTCACAAATTAGACATCAAGAATATTTTAACTGAATCTTGGACAATAGATAAGTTATATTTATTTCTTAAAGATTTTCCCATAACTTCTTGGTTTAACTATAGTGCACCAAGAGTAAAATCGAAGGAAATTATACCTGAAAATTTTATGAACTCTGATAAAAACGATGTTTTAGAACTTATGATAGCAGATCCTCTGTTAATTCGTCGTCCTTTACTTCAAGTTGATCAAACTTATAAAATAGGTTTTGAGTACAATATTATTGATACTTGGATTGGATTAAATCCTGTAAATTTCTCTTCTGAAGATTTAGAAACTTGCCCTCGTATTCATGAAAAAGAATAA
- a CDS encoding phosphatase PAP2 family protein has translation MNTTDLTLVEWIHFYQHPILTRIAKIFYFLGESEVAALVVILGLGFLCWKFYWKEAQVLAISTMGILLVIDKILKPWFGRIRPIPGLIDVHGKSYPSGHISGNLMLYLYFSYLMGFYFPKWKTFFYTISILFVTTIGWSSIYLNIHWYTDLLAGIVVAFMGFLFCITLLKFINNKYLDF, from the coding sequence TTGAATACTACGGATCTAACTTTAGTAGAGTGGATTCATTTTTATCAACATCCTATCTTAACGAGAATAGCTAAAATTTTTTATTTTCTAGGAGAATCGGAGGTTGCAGCTCTTGTTGTTATCTTAGGCCTAGGATTTTTATGTTGGAAATTTTACTGGAAAGAGGCTCAGGTATTAGCCATATCAACTATGGGGATTTTATTAGTGATTGATAAGATCTTAAAACCATGGTTTGGTCGTATTCGTCCAATTCCAGGGCTTATTGATGTTCATGGGAAAAGTTATCCAAGTGGGCACATATCTGGAAATTTAATGCTATATTTATATTTCTCTTATTTAATGGGTTTTTATTTTCCAAAATGGAAAACTTTTTTCTATACTATTTCTATTCTTTTTGTTACGACGATAGGATGGTCAAGTATTTATTTAAATATCCATTGGTATACAGATTTACTAGCAGGTATTGTTGTTGCTTTTATGGGTTTTTTATTCTGCATTACTTTATTAAAATTCATTAATAATAAATATCTTGATTTTTAA
- the petM gene encoding cytochrome b6-f complex subunit PetM produces MTAESMMFNGPVLIAGLVLFGLAWGFVILKIQGGEAE; encoded by the coding sequence ATGACAGCTGAAAGTATGATGTTTAACGGTCCAGTTTTAATAGCAGGTTTAGTTCTCTTTGGCTTAGCTTGGGGATTTGTTATACTCAAAATTCAAGGAGGAGAAGCTGAATAG
- a CDS encoding ArnT family glycosyltransferase: protein MFENRIIDAWKKDKKTLWLFSVLWLFLISFIAFFSKLGSIGLLDKTEPMFAEAARQMVITGDWITPYWNQEVRFDKPPLTYWLIGLSFKIFGINEWGARIPSALAAILVIVLVFYTLKNFAYPKSSWLAAWIGSGIIALNPFWIAWGRTSVSDIFLSSSISISLFSFFLGYAQSENSPVFLGLSTKKWWYLGYWVFMSLGILAKGPVALVLPGIIVVVFLIYVKQLVQVIKEIPWVYGLLSFMIISIPWFIMITTAHGQEYINTFFGLHNIQRFTTVVSRHPGPWYYYIVVITVGLLPWSAYLPLALTELKFWKRYEVVHSSRSSQLGIFCLCWVSVIFLFFSASATKLISYILPSIPALAVIVTLFWNKRINNNKPCLRIWPFVFLISCIANIGILSGFALASFYSHHLISNHSIAMAPELEKLLLESHLLIRGGIIWSFAVLFSLFLIWMRNYRSWLWVANLLGFLGFFSWVCLPAAQIIDSQRHLPLREISNLIKIEKEPNERVVFLGFMRPSLVFYTQNVVDSITESDIENGFAAKYFEQINSQESILIVSEKKYLDKLDLKKSEYTLIQQESIYKLIRIRKQTMANKFNQTL, encoded by the coding sequence ATGTTTGAAAATAGAATTATCGATGCTTGGAAAAAGGATAAAAAAACACTATGGTTATTTTCAGTTTTATGGTTGTTTTTAATTAGTTTTATTGCTTTTTTCTCAAAGCTGGGAAGCATAGGTTTATTAGATAAGACAGAACCAATGTTCGCGGAAGCTGCCCGTCAAATGGTAATCACAGGAGACTGGATCACACCATATTGGAATCAAGAGGTACGTTTTGATAAACCGCCTCTAACTTATTGGCTTATTGGCTTATCGTTCAAAATATTTGGAATTAATGAGTGGGGAGCTAGAATTCCTTCAGCATTAGCAGCAATCTTAGTAATAGTATTAGTTTTTTATACTTTGAAAAATTTTGCTTATCCAAAAAGTTCATGGCTTGCTGCCTGGATTGGTTCAGGAATCATTGCGTTGAATCCTTTTTGGATTGCCTGGGGAAGAACAAGTGTCTCTGATATCTTTCTATCAAGTAGCATATCTATATCTTTATTTTCTTTTTTTTTGGGTTATGCACAATCGGAGAATTCTCCTGTTTTCTTAGGACTATCAACTAAAAAGTGGTGGTATCTTGGATACTGGGTTTTTATGTCTTTGGGTATCCTTGCAAAAGGTCCTGTTGCTTTAGTTTTACCTGGTATTATTGTTGTTGTTTTTCTAATATATGTAAAGCAACTTGTTCAAGTTATTAAAGAAATTCCCTGGGTATATGGATTGTTATCTTTTATGATAATTTCCATTCCTTGGTTTATTATGATTACCACGGCTCATGGACAAGAGTATATTAATACTTTCTTTGGGCTACATAATATTCAGCGTTTCACAACTGTAGTCAGTCGTCATCCTGGGCCTTGGTATTACTATATAGTTGTCATTACTGTGGGATTACTACCTTGGTCAGCTTATCTGCCTCTTGCATTAACCGAACTAAAGTTCTGGAAACGATATGAAGTAGTACACTCTTCTCGTAGTAGTCAGCTAGGAATATTTTGCCTATGCTGGGTTTCTGTAATTTTTTTATTTTTTTCTGCTTCTGCAACAAAATTAATAAGTTATATTTTACCTTCTATACCTGCTTTAGCGGTTATAGTAACATTGTTTTGGAATAAACGAATTAACAATAATAAACCATGTTTAAGAATATGGCCTTTTGTATTCTTAATAAGCTGTATTGCCAATATTGGTATTCTGAGCGGATTTGCTCTAGCTTCTTTTTATAGTCATCATTTGATCAGTAATCATTCCATAGCTATGGCTCCAGAATTAGAAAAACTTTTACTAGAATCCCATTTACTAATAAGAGGAGGAATAATTTGGTCGTTTGCTGTTCTTTTCTCTTTATTTTTGATATGGATGCGTAATTATCGCTCTTGGTTATGGGTTGCTAACTTATTAGGATTCTTAGGATTTTTTTCTTGGGTTTGCTTACCTGCTGCACAAATTATTGATAGCCAGAGACATCTTCCCTTAAGAGAAATTTCTAATCTTATAAAAATTGAGAAAGAGCCAAATGAAAGAGTAGTTTTTTTAGGTTTTATGCGTCCAAGTTTAGTATTCTATACACAAAACGTTGTTGATTCAATAACAGAGTCCGATATTGAGAATGGATTTGCTGCTAAATACTTTGAGCAAATAAATAGCCAGGAAAGTATATTAATAGTTAGCGAAAAAAAATATTTAGATAAATTAGATTTAAAAAAATCAGAATACACACTAATTCAACAAGAAAGTATATACAAGTTAATCAGGATTAGAAAACAAACAATGGCTAATAAATTCAATCAAACTTTATAG
- a CDS encoding pseudouridine synthase has product MKKRVQKILSQLGIASRRHAEILILEKRLKLNGQIVLLGDKADPNHDLLELDGKIIKSHKKTQLFYILVNKPVGIICSCKDSQNRSIVMDLLPSNLRKGMGIHPVGRLDMNSSGALLLTNDGNLTLRLTHPRYHLPKIYEVLVRGNFTQAILKDWRQGVVLDGKKTLPAYLEVINNNRQYTNLKIILTEGKNRHIRRIAQKFELDVIKLHRTAIGPISLSTSKVDNVKLGHYRLLSSSEINTLKYLTKLFNNDM; this is encoded by the coding sequence GTGAAAAAACGAGTACAAAAAATCTTGTCTCAATTGGGAATTGCTTCTAGACGTCATGCAGAAATATTAATATTAGAAAAAAGATTGAAATTAAATGGGCAAATCGTATTATTAGGAGATAAGGCAGATCCAAATCATGATCTTTTAGAATTAGATGGAAAAATAATTAAATCTCACAAAAAGACACAATTATTTTACATATTAGTGAATAAACCTGTTGGAATAATTTGTTCTTGTAAAGATTCTCAAAACCGTTCTATCGTAATGGACTTATTGCCTAGTAATTTACGAAAAGGAATGGGAATACATCCTGTTGGAAGACTTGACATGAATTCTTCAGGAGCTTTATTGCTAACAAATGATGGGAACTTAACTTTAAGATTAACCCACCCACGATATCATTTACCTAAAATCTATGAAGTTTTGGTACGAGGAAACTTCACACAGGCAATATTAAAAGATTGGCGCCAAGGTGTTGTTTTAGATGGGAAAAAAACATTACCTGCTTATCTAGAAGTTATTAATAATAATAGACAATATACAAATCTAAAAATTATCTTAACAGAAGGTAAAAATAGACATATTCGCCGTATTGCCCAGAAGTTTGAATTAGATGTTATTAAATTACATCGTACTGCTATTGGACCTATATCTTTGTCAACTTCTAAAGTCGATAATGTAAAGCTTGGTCATTATCGTTTATTAAGTTCTTCAGAAATTAATACATTGAAGTACTTAACGAAATTATTTAATAATGATATGTAG
- a CDS encoding GTP-binding protein, whose protein sequence is MLRLNLNHRPCYKNIHKDLLSVAKTKEELNYTQAKHTLKNLVDYFSVSKQDVQRPETELRFLKQALLKLEKNIVQIAIFGMVGKGKSSILNSLLGKEAFKTGALHGITKTIATANWKLLKNKDSIYLSGSKYHRIQLIDTPGLDEINGKNRETISYKVAEKADLILFAITEDMVKKEFDALYTLQELGKPVIIVFNKIDQYSELDRLEIYQKICHERIGEMFVYNEITTVAASPLVSKLVKNKQGCWKIKYLKGKPQIEQLKLKILDLLNREGQSLIAFNSMLLADKINEQAMLHKFKTYNEQANHIIQKAAILKFIVIGSSPIIILDLVLGSLVDMLMILTLSDLYNVSITQKGRISLIKKLIISMISISISEFFISFGLNFLKDTSNETVFYLFDNSIFFHLLTRIFQGVIASITCYMIGKVTKRYLISGAIWGPEGPKKVIKDILESLTPKSVFQNIQWTLRSKLKYIE, encoded by the coding sequence ATGCTTCGACTAAATTTAAACCACAGACCTTGCTATAAAAATATACACAAAGATCTATTAAGTGTAGCAAAAACAAAAGAAGAATTAAACTATACACAAGCAAAACATACTTTAAAAAACCTTGTTGATTATTTTTCTGTATCAAAGCAAGATGTACAAAGACCAGAAACAGAATTAAGATTCTTAAAACAGGCATTATTAAAATTAGAAAAAAACATTGTACAAATTGCTATTTTTGGTATGGTAGGAAAAGGTAAATCATCTATTCTTAACAGCTTGCTAGGGAAGGAAGCTTTTAAGACAGGAGCTCTTCATGGAATTACTAAAACTATTGCAACTGCTAATTGGAAGTTATTAAAAAATAAGGACTCAATATACTTATCAGGATCTAAATATCATAGAATTCAGCTAATTGACACTCCTGGTTTAGATGAAATAAACGGTAAAAATAGAGAGACTATATCTTACAAAGTTGCTGAAAAAGCTGACTTGATACTGTTTGCCATAACAGAGGACATGGTTAAAAAAGAATTTGATGCTTTATACACATTACAAGAGTTAGGAAAGCCAGTTATTATAGTTTTTAATAAAATAGATCAATATTCAGAATTAGACCGTTTAGAAATTTATCAAAAAATATGTCACGAACGTATTGGAGAAATGTTTGTTTATAATGAAATCACAACAGTTGCAGCATCTCCACTTGTTTCAAAATTAGTGAAAAACAAACAAGGTTGTTGGAAGATTAAGTATCTTAAAGGTAAACCACAAATTGAACAATTAAAATTAAAAATACTAGATTTGTTAAATAGGGAAGGGCAATCCTTAATAGCTTTTAATTCTATGTTATTAGCAGATAAAATTAATGAACAGGCTATGCTACATAAGTTTAAAACTTATAATGAGCAAGCGAATCACATCATTCAAAAAGCTGCAATACTGAAATTTATAGTTATTGGTTCTAGTCCTATAATTATTTTGGATTTAGTACTAGGATCTCTTGTTGATATGCTCATGATATTAACTTTATCTGATTTGTATAATGTTTCAATAACTCAAAAAGGAAGAATTTCTCTAATTAAAAAGCTCATTATTAGCATGATTAGTATTAGTATTAGCGAATTCTTCATATCATTTGGATTAAATTTTTTAAAAGATACTTCTAACGAAACAGTTTTTTACTTATTTGATAATTCTATATTTTTTCATTTGCTTACTAGAATTTTCCAAGGTGTTATTGCAAGTATTACTTGTTATATGATAGGAAAAGTTACAAAGAGGTATTTAATTAGCGGTGCTATATGGGGACCTGAAGGACCTAAAAAAGTAATAAAAGATATTTTAGAATCTTTAACTCCAAAATCAGTTTTTCAAAATATTCAATGGACGTTAAGAAGTAAATTAAAGTATATAGAATAA
- a CDS encoding 4-hydroxy-3-methylbut-2-enyl diphosphate reductase — translation MDTKAFKRSLQQSIHYHRKGFGHEAEVMGVMNTEYQSSLIQKIRNNNYRWQQGDITIHLAEAFGFCWGVERAVAMAYETRQHFADKQIWITNEIIHNPSVNQRLLEMNVGFIKIVGENKDFSVVKQGDVVILPAFGASVTEMQFLNSIGCTIIDTTCPWVSKVWNSVEKHKKRDHTSIIHGKYKHEETVATSSFAGTYLVVLNLEEAAYVCDYMLNGGNKKLFLEKFQNACSEDFDPDKDLIKLGIANQTTMLKSETEQIGKMFEMTILKKYGPIELNKHFMSFNTICDATQERQDAMLNLVEENISLMVVIGGFNSSNTTHLQEIAIEKGIPSYHIDSEKRILLGNRIEHKPLTQDLVVQDNWLPNTPLVIGVTSGASTPDKVVEAVVKRIFQAKKCKF, via the coding sequence ATGGATACAAAAGCTTTTAAAAGATCTTTACAACAGTCTATACATTATCATCGCAAAGGTTTTGGGCATGAGGCTGAAGTAATGGGAGTAATGAATACAGAATATCAAAGCTCTCTAATTCAAAAGATTCGCAACAACAACTATAGGTGGCAACAAGGTGATATAACTATTCATTTGGCAGAAGCTTTTGGTTTTTGCTGGGGAGTTGAACGTGCAGTAGCAATGGCTTACGAAACTCGTCAACATTTTGCAGATAAACAAATATGGATTACTAATGAGATTATTCATAATCCTTCGGTCAATCAACGTTTATTAGAAATGAATGTAGGATTTATTAAAATTGTTGGTGAAAATAAAGATTTTTCTGTTGTGAAGCAAGGAGACGTAGTTATATTGCCTGCTTTTGGAGCAAGTGTTACAGAAATGCAATTTTTAAATAGTATAGGATGTACTATTATTGATACAACTTGCCCATGGGTCTCTAAGGTTTGGAATTCAGTTGAAAAACATAAAAAAAGAGACCATACATCTATTATTCATGGAAAATATAAGCATGAAGAAACTGTTGCTACTAGTTCTTTTGCTGGAACTTATCTAGTTGTACTAAACCTCGAAGAAGCAGCATATGTTTGTGACTATATGCTAAATGGAGGAAATAAAAAATTATTTCTAGAGAAATTCCAAAATGCATGTTCAGAGGATTTTGATCCTGACAAAGATTTGATAAAACTAGGCATAGCAAATCAAACAACTATGCTAAAAAGTGAAACGGAACAAATTGGGAAAATGTTTGAAATGACTATATTAAAAAAATATGGTCCAATTGAATTAAATAAACATTTTATGAGCTTCAATACAATTTGTGATGCCACTCAAGAGCGTCAGGATGCCATGTTAAATTTGGTAGAAGAAAATATCTCTTTAATGGTAGTTATTGGTGGTTTTAACTCGTCAAACACTACACATTTGCAGGAAATTGCTATAGAGAAAGGTATCCCTTCATACCATATAGATAGTGAAAAACGTATTCTTCTAGGCAATAGAATTGAACATAAGCCATTAACACAGGATTTGGTAGTTCAAGATAACTGGCTCCCTAATACGCCCTTAGTTATCGGAGTTACTTCTGGAGCTTCAACTCCTGATAAAGTCGTCGAAGCAGTAGTAAAACGAATTTTTCAAGCTAAAAAATGTAAATTTTAA
- a CDS encoding DUF3082 domain-containing protein, whose product MNNPLKESSSQETNPFSCLIGSFLAGILGYGLYMLTSSIIHSFNAKPIISSNLLIIKLGSLVKTLVMGVASLATFMCFFISFGLILLACQLFLNKINHT is encoded by the coding sequence ATGAATAATCCTTTAAAAGAATCTTCCTCACAAGAAACGAATCCTTTTAGCTGTCTTATTGGATCATTTCTAGCAGGAATACTAGGCTATGGACTCTATATGTTAACTAGTTCTATTATTCATTCTTTTAATGCTAAGCCCATAATTTCTTCCAATCTTCTAATTATAAAATTGGGAAGTTTAGTAAAAACTTTGGTTATGGGTGTTGCTTCATTAGCAACTTTTATGTGTTTCTTTATATCTTTTGGGCTTATTTTATTAGCTTGTCAATTATTTTTAAATAAAATAAACCATACCTAA